One part of the Bdellovibrio sp. KM01 genome encodes these proteins:
- a CDS encoding TIGR02147 family protein yields the protein MLKIIKMKDTLVKPNIFDHIDIGTYLQAHYQFRKKNTKGFSYESWANDLDIKSRSLLRMMVTGKRSVTRNFAQIIEKSLELNSQERKYYFLLVEYCRAESEEQRNSLWKKMVVLMDSHLPAEHISHAGFISSHLLPKIQTLLTFEDLLKTSENIAEVLGAPVQQVENCLLQLQELSLVSRSESNPLEWVTDIKRFKVPDSIQHESLKNYYIKAFQDSIDAIQLPPETRKFRSLLIPLNKKEYAEVLEKLEDAFREILHQYKSETLEGRRVYQLNTSLFPLSK from the coding sequence TTGCTGAAAATAATCAAAATGAAAGACACCCTGGTTAAGCCGAATATCTTTGATCACATTGATATAGGTACCTATCTGCAAGCTCACTATCAGTTTCGTAAGAAGAACACGAAAGGTTTTTCTTACGAATCTTGGGCCAATGATCTTGATATTAAAAGTAGGTCCTTGCTGCGAATGATGGTCACGGGTAAACGCTCGGTCACCAGAAATTTTGCGCAAATCATTGAAAAGTCTCTCGAGTTAAATTCCCAAGAAAGAAAGTACTATTTCCTGCTGGTCGAATATTGTCGCGCGGAAAGTGAAGAGCAAAGAAATTCGCTGTGGAAAAAAATGGTGGTCCTTATGGACAGTCATTTGCCAGCGGAACATATTTCTCATGCGGGATTCATTTCGTCTCATCTCTTGCCCAAGATTCAGACCCTTTTGACCTTTGAAGATCTGTTGAAGACCTCAGAGAATATCGCGGAAGTACTGGGAGCTCCGGTGCAACAGGTTGAAAACTGTCTGTTGCAGTTGCAGGAGCTTTCGTTGGTGAGCCGCTCGGAAAGTAATCCGTTGGAATGGGTCACGGATATCAAGCGATTTAAGGTCCCAGATTCAATTCAGCATGAATCGTTAAAGAATTACTATATTAAAGCGTTTCAGGATTCGATTGATGCCATACAATTGCCGCCTGAAACTCGCAAATTCAGAAGCTTGTTGATTCCGTTAAATAAAAAGGAATATGCAGAGGTTTTGGAGAAGTTAGAAGACGCCTTCCGAGAGATTTTGCATCAGTATAAATCGGAAACTTTGGAAGGTCGCAGAGTTTACCAGTTGAACACAAGTCTGTTTCCGCTCAGTAAATAA
- a CDS encoding TonB family protein: MKKSPSFKKYVLLSIAVHILVFGAFYLVEALQQKFPKQESVSIDLLTPEEMQKLVEAQEAGQIKKVPVPTVPKNQIVEQSENSLNEAEPVDSRFLSAKNQTVTKQSVAKEHGEFQNIKKAAPQKTGPKGDGKIKSTAKAEAKATPEQKEKIVRDLFKSFDASEALERQKVADRKKDQDTEQGQGLGRGNNEDIAKEGADTSRSNDYLKDVDQGLETMLNTREFKYYSYYNRIRRQLAQHWEGRVREKLSKMFKEGRAPASTGQDRVTKLMIVLNDRGTLVNVQVMSDSGVRDLDDAAIEAFRAAAPFPNPPKGIIEGDGTVKIRWDFVLES; the protein is encoded by the coding sequence ATGAAGAAGTCACCGTCTTTCAAAAAGTATGTGTTGCTCTCCATCGCAGTCCACATTTTGGTGTTCGGCGCATTTTATTTGGTAGAGGCTCTTCAGCAAAAGTTTCCTAAACAGGAAAGCGTCAGCATTGATTTGCTTACGCCCGAGGAAATGCAAAAGCTGGTAGAGGCACAGGAAGCTGGTCAGATTAAGAAAGTTCCAGTACCGACGGTTCCTAAAAATCAAATTGTAGAGCAAAGCGAAAACTCCCTTAACGAGGCCGAGCCAGTAGATTCACGCTTTTTGAGTGCGAAAAACCAAACCGTTACCAAGCAGTCAGTAGCAAAAGAGCACGGCGAATTCCAGAATATCAAGAAAGCCGCGCCTCAAAAAACTGGACCAAAAGGTGATGGTAAAATTAAATCCACTGCCAAGGCTGAAGCGAAAGCTACACCTGAGCAGAAAGAAAAAATCGTCCGCGATTTGTTTAAATCTTTTGATGCATCAGAGGCCTTAGAACGCCAAAAAGTAGCTGATCGTAAAAAAGATCAAGACACGGAACAAGGCCAGGGCCTTGGTCGGGGTAATAACGAAGACATCGCGAAAGAGGGCGCTGACACCAGCCGCTCCAATGACTATTTGAAAGATGTCGATCAGGGTCTTGAGACGATGTTGAACACGCGTGAGTTTAAGTACTACTCGTACTATAACCGCATCCGCCGCCAATTGGCCCAACACTGGGAAGGCCGCGTGCGCGAAAAACTTTCGAAAATGTTTAAAGAAGGTCGAGCTCCGGCATCGACTGGCCAAGACCGTGTGACAAAACTTATGATCGTACTGAATGACAGAGGCACTCTGGTAAATGTCCAGGTGATGAGTGATTCCGGCGTTCGCGATTTGGATGATGCTGCCATTGAGGCCTTCCGCGCGGCTGCACCATTCCCGAATCCTCCGAAAGGCATCATCGAAGGTGATGGCACTGTGAAGATCCGCTGGGACTTCGTTCTTGAATCCTAA